One window from the genome of Microcoleus sp. FACHB-68 encodes:
- a CDS encoding alpha/beta hydrolase yields MNLAPIRILALLLSGTGLFLSAWIVVPAPILPLLPLGVGAPEISPWLLGLNLLAVGVSWVGIRSSWLHRLALGASLIALTLSILPLAQLPATEQRMNTAMQDALGANYLSKIPNEAQIRMRPQPFSLADTFTGIHPPQVRHTADIQFAAPDGVPLKMNIYQPPQVGKYPALVVIYGGAWQKGNPKLYDTLSRYMAAQGYSVFAIDYRHAPSYRYPAQLEDVQAALAFIREHATEYEADAERMALLGGSSGAHLGMLAAYQPSAVPVRAVVNYFGPVNLANGYANPPRPDPLNIRAILESFLGGSPEKVPQLYRAASPITYATQTQPPTLLVYASRDHVIKAQYGRQMYERLREAGNTAIFLEIPWAEHAFNVIFHGPSNQLTLYYTERFLAWALRETP; encoded by the coding sequence GTGAATTTAGCCCCAATCAGAATACTGGCCCTGCTTTTAAGCGGCACCGGCTTGTTTCTCAGCGCGTGGATAGTCGTGCCGGCACCCATTTTGCCCCTACTGCCCCTAGGCGTAGGGGCACCAGAAATTAGCCCTTGGCTGCTAGGGTTGAATCTACTCGCTGTCGGTGTTTCATGGGTAGGGATACGTTCTAGCTGGCTGCATCGCTTAGCCTTGGGTGCTAGTTTAATCGCACTGACGCTCAGTATTTTGCCACTTGCTCAACTGCCGGCAACTGAACAGCGCATGAACACAGCCATGCAAGACGCCCTCGGCGCGAATTACCTCAGCAAGATCCCCAACGAAGCCCAGATCCGGATGCGTCCCCAGCCTTTTTCTCTGGCTGATACGTTCACCGGCATCCATCCCCCACAAGTGCGCCACACAGCGGACATCCAGTTTGCCGCCCCCGATGGTGTGCCGTTGAAAATGAATATCTACCAACCCCCCCAGGTTGGAAAATACCCGGCACTTGTGGTGATCTATGGCGGGGCGTGGCAGAAGGGCAATCCCAAGCTATATGACACTTTAAGCCGCTATATGGCCGCACAGGGGTATAGTGTCTTTGCGATTGATTACCGGCACGCCCCTAGTTACCGCTACCCCGCCCAGTTGGAAGACGTACAGGCAGCCCTCGCCTTCATCCGCGAGCACGCCACTGAGTATGAAGCGGATGCCGAACGCATGGCATTACTTGGGGGTTCCTCTGGGGCGCATTTGGGGATGCTGGCAGCTTATCAGCCTTCTGCGGTGCCGGTGCGGGCGGTAGTAAACTACTTTGGGCCGGTTAACCTTGCTAACGGTTATGCCAACCCGCCCCGCCCCGATCCTTTGAACATCCGCGCTATCTTAGAAAGCTTTTTGGGTGGTTCCCCTGAAAAAGTGCCCCAATTGTATCGGGCTGCTTCCCCAATCACCTATGCGACGCAAACGCAGCCGCCAACGCTGTTAGTGTATGCGAGTCGGGATCATGTGATAAAAGCGCAATATGGCCGGCAAATGTATGAACGTTTGCGCGAGGCCGGCAACACTGCCATTTTTCTGGAAATTCCTTGGGCAGAACACGCTTTCAACGTCATCTTTCACGGGCCGAGTAACCAGCTAACACTTTACTATACTGAGCGTTTTCTGGCGTGGGCGCTGAGAGAGACTCCTTAG
- a CDS encoding ATP-binding protein, which translates to MLDNTLNIAELPEGGMGIKLMWKLADELRYTRTPAHQNCLFIVKSYAQPTLNQSPSSQQDDRVLEQLIDIFNDLKLPKYNKSFNPENSDTPLQKLGLQVNTDISALERVLKWYEQLQDLPIPEHIWMQGQLAVAEGFTNAVRHAHKGLPLETPIKLEVTVFNERLEIKIWDYGQPFDLEARVKEFRQANQKYRSLSEEVHSSFVS; encoded by the coding sequence ATGCTCGATAACACCCTCAATATCGCTGAACTTCCAGAAGGCGGGATGGGTATTAAATTGATGTGGAAATTAGCTGATGAGCTGCGTTATACTCGCACGCCCGCCCATCAAAACTGTCTGTTTATCGTAAAAAGTTACGCACAACCAACTTTAAACCAGTCACCAAGCTCTCAACAAGATGACAGGGTTCTAGAGCAATTAATCGATATATTTAACGATTTAAAATTGCCTAAATATAATAAAAGTTTTAACCCAGAAAATTCCGACACGCCTCTGCAAAAATTGGGTCTTCAAGTCAATACAGATATTAGCGCGTTAGAGCGGGTTTTGAAGTGGTACGAACAACTGCAGGATTTACCCATTCCCGAACACATCTGGATGCAGGGTCAACTCGCGGTAGCAGAAGGTTTTACGAATGCGGTTCGTCACGCCCACAAAGGTTTACCTTTGGAAACACCGATTAAGCTGGAAGTGACGGTTTTCAATGAACGCTTAGAAATAAAGATTTGGGATTACGGGCAACCCTTCGATTTAGAAGCAAGGGTAAAAGAATTTAGACAAGCCAATCAAAAATATCGCTCACTGTCAGAAGAGGTGCATTCTTCTTTCGTGAGTTAA
- a CDS encoding thioesterase family protein, with the protein MTFFYTRTVRFQDTDAAGVVYFANVLAMCHEAYEASLVASGINLKSFFSNPSVAIPIVHAGVDFFRPLFCGDQLTIQLIPNQLTDNEFEIAYQVFVGEVTDKWATQAITRHVCIQPARRSRQSLPEEMVQWLCRWNSSAAAADSSTNRHNT; encoded by the coding sequence ATGACGTTTTTTTACACCCGAACTGTTCGATTCCAAGATACCGACGCCGCAGGGGTCGTTTACTTTGCTAATGTTTTGGCGATGTGTCACGAAGCTTATGAAGCTTCTTTGGTAGCGTCTGGAATTAATCTGAAGTCTTTTTTTAGCAACCCATCGGTAGCGATTCCAATTGTTCATGCCGGCGTGGATTTCTTTCGCCCCCTGTTTTGCGGGGATCAACTCACGATTCAACTAATCCCTAACCAGCTTACTGACAATGAATTTGAAATCGCCTATCAAGTTTTTGTAGGGGAGGTTACAGACAAGTGGGCCACGCAGGCGATCACCCGTCACGTCTGCATCCAGCCGGCTAGGCGAAGCAGACAATCCCTGCCAGAGGAAATGGTGCAATGGCTGTGCCGGTGGAACAGCAGCGCAGCGGCAGCCGACAGCTCAACAAATCGTCATAATACTTAA